GGATGCAGAAGGGAACTGAGCAGTGGTTTAATCCATGATATGCCAGGTGGCACTTGAGAGAGGATTCCTCTCCTGTATCTGTGATTTGTCAGTGCCATAACAAGACTAGATGCTGGTCACAGAGGTCCCCATTGACAGCGGGGGTGGGAGAAGGTCCATCGGGTAGGACAGAGTCTTCTTTTAGGACGTGGACGTTTctcattttattcttctcttcttctcgAATCAGACAGATGCAGAGTTCAGTGCTACGAGTACCCCACCTGCCCGGATGCTGTGAAAGGCAAGTCCTCTTGAGCGTGGTTTGGAGTGGGTAGTGGAGACCACCATTAACCGTGTGTGTTATAGCCTCTCCAAAGGGAGAAGGCTGTAACTATATGGAGATCCACTTTTGTTCTCTTACCTCTGGGTCAGTAATGGAAGCAGGGTTGGACAGTTGACAGTGGCCAAGGAGGAAGGTCGTAGCATCCAGAAAAATAAGTTCAGTCCTATCTGAGAGTCTgttgaagcttttcttttcctttctggctTGTTCATGGTGTGTTTTAAAGGAAGCTTTCTATATACCCAGCTCCCAGAGAGGAGGTTGCCTACGTGACCTGTACCTACAGGGAAACATGCATCGACCAACCTGACTTCCTGGCCACCATTGATCTCAACCCCAGATCTCCATGTTATGGCCAGGTACCTGTGTCTTGACTGTGTTTTTATTGGGCTGGTGACTAGCTGCTGGCTCTGTGCTTTATAGTGCCTCCAGATTCAGGACATCTGCTCTTTTTTGCTGGGGAAAATCAGATTGCTTGATAGCCACTCTGTCATGCCAGCTGTCTGTTTATGCCTTACACCTTCTCGTCTTCCTGCATCTTTCTGTCTCATCCACCCTGaactgacttttttcccctgctgcctGTTCATATCCTGCCAAGACCCATCTGGGAGACCCCTTGTGAGTTTTGTCATGACAGGTCTACTTCTTGCTTCTCCACCGGTATTATGCATGAGATAGGGATGTTGTCTGCTAGGAATCTCACCTTCCTGGTCTCTTTCCACTGTCTTCTGTATGCCTCGCTCTAGTTGAATCACCTCTGTCTCTGTGTCCCGGGGACAAGTTGGCTCTGACTCACTTCCCAACTCACTTCCAGAGAATCTTGGTGCTGCTAGTGAGTTTTTGAGCAAATGCTCTGAATCACCCTGTCAGTGGCTGCTCAGCATGGAAAATGGTCTCCAGTGACCCAGGTGGTTTAGGGCATCCAGCACTTCTGCAGAGTTCAGCAATTTTCTACTGTGCTGCAATGTCGGCGATGTTCTCTTATGCACTGTACCAACCTGTCTGCTGTCATCCTAAATGGGAAATTGGAGTTTGCCTGTCTCCAAAGGCTGCAAAGACACATTATCTACTGTGCATCTTTGAACTGATCAGTCACATTTAACATTTCCGGAGATCTCCTTTGGTGTGGGCAGTGGCGTTATCATCTCTATGTTGATGGTTGCATTAGGGTCCCCATTTCTCCATGCCTCCCTGTGTGAACCCTAACTCTACCTTGAGTGCCTAGGTGATTCACCGCCTGCCCATGCCCAACCTCAAAGATGAGCTGCATGCCTCGGGGTGGAGCGCTGCCTGCCCCTGCTTTGACAATACCACAACGAAAAGGAACAAGCTGATTCTTCCCTGTTTGATTTCTTCCCGCATTTACGTGGTGGATGTGGGTTCAGAGTGCCGGGCTCCCAAGCTGTGTAAGGTATGCCTGAGGTGATTCAAAGACAAGCTTCTGGGAAGGAGTTGGGAACTGGTGCTTCTTGAATAATGTAGAGGGAAGGAGGGTTCTCTCTTCATCTTCTCTTCCACCCTGATTTTAGAGAGCTGGGTCACTTTTCCCTCTCGGCTCTCTCCTTTTCAGACCAAGGAAGGCTTGGATCATCATTGCCTTCCCTTCTGTGTGCCTGTTGCATTCAGAGAGAGTCTAATAACGGGAAGTCACGCAACACACCACACCTGCCCCACTCCCAAATAGTGAGGTGGACAGACAAGCCGTTATGAGTTAGGTGTTGCTGCATTCTTGTTGTGTGTGTAGAGGGGAGCTCAGAAGCTTCTGTGCTCCTCTTGAAGGAGGAGCAGGTCCTAGCAAGCGTGAGTTCTGGGAAAGAAAGCTCCAGCAAGTGTCAGAGATTTTCAGAAGTCTCTGATGGCCAAAGGCTCTGCCAGGGAGTGTGAAATGAGCTGAGCAGTCAGAGgctgaagtgtgtgtgtgtcaacTTTTTTCAGACGATTGAGCCAGTGGATGTCTTCTGGAAGTGCAACAAGGGATACCTCAATATACCTCGCAGCCTGCCTAATGGTGATATTCTGATTGCCAACTTAGGAGATCCATCTGGAAATTCGAAAGGTACTTTGCCCTTTAATAACTCCATGAACAAACTGATTGGTTTGGAAGTGGAGTATGTGATATTTCGTGCATCCCCTTTTTGTATCACAGGTGGATTTATTGTGCTGGATGGAGAGACCTTTGAGCTGAAGGGGAACTGGGAAAATGAGTGTGGCAGCCCACCGAGCGGATATGACTTCTGTTACAAGCCACGCCACAATGTTCTGGTCAGCTCTGCCGGGATAGCCCCAAAATATGTGGGATATGGATTCGGTCCTGATGACTTCAAGAAAGGTGAGGGAATATGGGTGCAAGTGCTGAGCCAGAACTCACCaaggtggtgggaaggtgtcGATGCCGTCAAAGAAAGGGCCAGAGCTGGTGAGAGGACACAGGCAGATTTCTTCCCCAATGGCCCATTTTACAGACACGGCTACAGGACGTGGAGCATCTGTCCTTAAGACAGGCTGGTTCCTGTCTTCTCCCACTGCTCCCTAAATCACTGCAGTTTCTCTGCTGATTCTGGCTCATCGCTGCCACGGCTGTCCCTGCCTGTGAGCATTTTGGGGAGGGATTAGGGTAGCCCTCCCTCTTCTGACgtggttttccttttcctcagggGTCTTTGGGCGCCGCCTGAACGTGTGGAACTTGTCCTGCCACAGCCTCACCCAGTGCTTTGACCTGGGGGAGGACTCTCTGCCCCTGAGCGTTAAATTCCTCCACAACCCCGATGCTGCCGAGGGATATGTCAGCTGTGCCCTGAGTGGCATCGTCTACCGCTTCTACAAGTGCGAGGCAAGTATTGTGCCAGCAGCCAGGGGAGACCCGGCCGTGGTGAGCTACAGAGGGATTgagaaacacacagaagaaatttggggtagcagagagaaagaaggaggcGTGTGGAGAGGGCAGTATCCAGACCCTGCTTCGGATGTGTGTGCTAGAATGAGAGGAGTCTGTTCTTCCACTGAGTGTGAAGGGAGCCCATCGTGACCAGCTGGGATGAACATCTGGGGGCTTAATTTGAGCGACGAAGACCAGCCTTGCTGTTGGTATCCGACGATGCTGTCCTAATTGTGTCTGCTCATAGTAGCTGGGTGCAGTAGCAGCCTTCCTCAGGCAACTTTGCCTAGCTGTGCAAGTGTGTGAGTGCAGGGGAGTGCTCTTGCCTGACCAGCCAGGAAAGCTCATGGTGCGGTGCCTGTGTTTCTTGTGCAGAGAGACAACTGGGCAGTGGAGGAGGTGATTCGGATACCGGCCAAAGACGTGACGGGATGGATTATGCCCAAGATGCCAGGTTTGTGTGCCCTGAGGTggtgtttcctttttcctccgGAGCGTTGTTTTGCACAGCCTGGCAAAGCCCACTCACTGACCGCCAAAGCCTTGCTGCGTAAACACGACAGAAGGCTCGTTGGAGGGGCTGAGGGGCTGCGCACACCCCCAAGAAGACACTGCTGCCCCAGCTGGAGCCTGTGCACTTGAGCCTGTGAGATGTACAGAATGGCAGGGAGAGATGCGAGCTGGGGTTCGATGCAGGGCATGTTTTCTGTCGCTGCTGTCTTCTCTGgagctttttgtttctgtgcccTAGCATTCACAGTGGACCTCATCATCTCAATGGATGACAGATACCTCTATCTCAGCAACTGGCTGCATGGAGACATCCGCCAGTATGAGCTCTCCAAAACCTGCAAGCCCCGGCTGGTGGGACAGGTAAGGCAGGAGCAGAAAGGCTTGCGCTGTTGGGTTCCTCGGCAGGATCTGGTGGTGGTTAGATGACAAGGCATCATGTCTCCCACTGCCTCGCTTACAGGTGTTTGTGGGAGGCAGTATCCTCAGAGGTGGACCCGTGGCTGTGTGTAGAGACGAAGAGCTGAAGTGCCAGCCGGAGCCCTTGGTGATCAAGGTGAGTTCCGTGGCCTGTTTGCCCTCTGGTGTCCTTTGGACTTTGGCTCTGCTCTGCTAATTCTCTGCCCAGGGTTTCTGGGGTAGGTCTCCACTACGGAGgtgccctgtgtctgcagcatcTGGTAGCTTGTCTGTGTTGGGAGGGGAGGCAGccactctgctctgctctgctcccctgctcctgcttgTGCTTGCCTGCTCAAAGAAAGAAGCCAGTAACATCACTGCTGTCTGTTGTGCCTTCAGTGCAAGAGAGTGCACGGCGGCCCTAGTAAAATGCAGCTCAGCGTGGATGGCAAGAGGCTGTACGTCACCAACTCCTTCTACAGCACGTGGGACAAGCAGTTCTACCCGAACTTGGTCAAGTAAGAAACATGTGGGAGACAGGGGGCCTCTTTTGCATGGCCTCTCTGTTAGAAACAGGAAAGGTGCCTCATCAGGGGGGCTACAAGGACGCGTTTGTGTTTGCAAGGGGACAGCTCTTCCTAACACCATCCCCGCAGCTTCCTCGTGTTGAGTTTCACATTGTGAGTTGACTCACAAACATCTCTGGCTGGGCAAGgtgcagctgctgcctgtgtgGAGCTGCAGTGCCAGGCATTGGCTTGGGAGAGCCTAAGTGTTTCAGTCTGAA
This genomic interval from Buteo buteo chromosome 11, bButBut1.hap1.1, whole genome shotgun sequence contains the following:
- the LOC142036931 gene encoding methanethiol oxidase-like isoform X2, encoding MDRCRVQCYEYPTCPDAVKAPREEVAYVTCTYRETCIDQPDFLATIDLNPRSPCYGQTIEPVDVFWKCNKGYLNIPRSLPNGDILIANLGDPSGNSKGGFIVLDGETFELKGNWENECGSPPSGYDFCYKPRHNVLVSSAGIAPKYVGYGFGPDDFKKGVFGRRLNVWNLSCHSLTQCFDLGEDSLPLSVKFLHNPDAAEGYVSCALSGIVYRFYKCEANNWAVEEVIRIPAKDVTGWIMPKMPAFTVDLIISMDDRYLYLSNWLHGDIRQYELSKTCKPRLVGQVFVGGSILRGGPVAVCRDEELKCQPEPLVIKCKRVHGGPSKMQLSVDGKRLYVTNSFYSTWDKQFYPNLVKEGSVMLQIDVDTEQGGLTVNKNFLVDFGKEPNGPCLAHDIHFPCGDSTTDILA
- the LOC142036931 gene encoding methanethiol oxidase-like isoform X1, whose protein sequence is MDRCRVQCYEYPTCPDAVKAPREEVAYVTCTYRETCIDQPDFLATIDLNPRSPCYGQVIHRLPMPNLKDELHASGWSAACPCFDNTTTKRNKLILPCLISSRIYVVDVGSECRAPKLCKTIEPVDVFWKCNKGYLNIPRSLPNGDILIANLGDPSGNSKGGFIVLDGETFELKGNWENECGSPPSGYDFCYKPRHNVLVSSAGIAPKYVGYGFGPDDFKKGVFGRRLNVWNLSCHSLTQCFDLGEDSLPLSVKFLHNPDAAEGYVSCALSGIVYRFYKCEANNWAVEEVIRIPAKDVTGWIMPKMPAFTVDLIISMDDRYLYLSNWLHGDIRQYELSKTCKPRLVGQVFVGGSILRGGPVAVCRDEELKCQPEPLVIKCKRVHGGPSKMQLSVDGKRLYVTNSFYSTWDKQFYPNLVKEGSVMLQIDVDTEQGGLTVNKNFLVDFGKEPNGPCLAHDIHFPCGDSTTDILA